The following are encoded together in the Dyella terrae genome:
- a CDS encoding lytic transglycosylase domain-containing protein encodes MMPIANIASCHELAVPAQVMQHVVNVESGSNPFAIGVVGAHLERQPQNLDEAVATARMLESQGYNYSLGIAQVNRTNFAKFGLDSYEKAFDVCPNLVAGTQILAQCYAQAGGDWGKAFSCYYSGNFAKGYEDGYVQKVFDSMNRSSSAISGQTRAVPIQLAQTTRTQPMTASEYLVRMRSSVIDNAGAAAVAKIAQNLMPEAQAIPSRELPTNTPPSALDIQAAAVAGTHLPANAAEVEPAASGSQPSALDIQAAAVAGTQLPAPDPAVPASPSNNDIFEPQVRGPNDPVAAPKQETAASQPGVDRADLRLGGHDDAFVF; translated from the coding sequence ATGATGCCCATCGCCAACATCGCCAGTTGTCATGAACTCGCCGTTCCGGCACAGGTCATGCAGCACGTGGTCAACGTGGAATCCGGCAGCAACCCGTTCGCCATCGGAGTGGTCGGCGCGCACCTCGAGCGACAGCCACAAAACCTTGACGAAGCTGTAGCCACGGCACGCATGCTGGAAAGCCAGGGTTACAACTACTCGTTGGGCATCGCCCAGGTCAATCGCACCAACTTCGCAAAGTTCGGCCTCGATTCGTACGAGAAAGCCTTCGATGTGTGCCCCAACCTGGTGGCAGGCACCCAGATCCTGGCCCAGTGTTACGCACAGGCCGGCGGCGATTGGGGCAAGGCCTTCAGTTGCTACTACTCGGGCAACTTCGCCAAGGGCTACGAAGACGGCTACGTGCAGAAGGTGTTTGACTCGATGAATCGCTCGTCGTCCGCGATATCCGGACAGACGCGCGCCGTTCCGATCCAACTCGCGCAAACCACGCGTACCCAACCCATGACCGCGTCCGAGTACTTGGTCCGCATGCGCAGTTCGGTCATTGACAATGCCGGCGCCGCTGCCGTAGCGAAGATCGCGCAGAACCTGATGCCGGAAGCGCAGGCGATACCCAGCAGGGAGTTGCCTACCAATACGCCACCTTCCGCCCTGGATATCCAGGCCGCGGCCGTTGCGGGTACCCATCTACCAGCAAATGCAGCCGAGGTTGAACCGGCAGCTTCGGGATCACAGCCTTCGGCGCTGGATATCCAGGCCGCCGCGGTGGCAGGCACGCAACTGCCCGCCCCTGATCCTGCAGTACCCGCCTCACCGTCGAATAACGACATCTTCGAACCGCAAGTGCGTGGCCCTAACGATCCCGTGGCAGCCCCCAAGCAGGAAACAGCGGCATCACAGCCGGGAGTCGATCGAGCAGATCTTCGACTGGGAGGGCATGACGATGCCTTCGTGTTTTGA
- a CDS encoding penicillin-binding protein activator produces the protein MRLYRAAGVALLISLALVGCVPPAAQKSPAEIAASQQADALVQQGKFDEAAQAYLALAQTGGNRDHYQLLAAEAYRQEGQLDRAASLLDGIRRQRLTGDEPSRLDLLQAEWALKQHNAPRALQLTTQPNISVPPALQLRLLELRSQAMQQTGDLWGAARSRVEMDAQLSGLDQAQNRKEIVSLLSKLGVDPLKQRAAAMQPSDRMLPWVNEALTQLGVAVARPAPTLEQEVGTMIPGEGANVREGFKMPAHIALLLPTSGNLAVAGTAIREGFFAAYADSARNHTPRPPVRIYDSGGTTNGAVKAYQQAVTDGAQLVIGPLTRGEVSALFSLPELPVPLLALNHPDDKSLPSNGVSEFGLLPETEGAQAADHMSEGGITNAFVIVSSDDFAQRAAKSFKAEFEARGGKVAGSGNLAGSGVNFASTISGLGMPTDNGDASTSSNTGLFISMRPQQARLLLPQIKLARVNLPVFGTSHIYAGTDDASANRDLEGVEFCDAPWMFDAQPGLPNHADIASQLPAARGTSARLFAFGMDAWNLAPYLDWLRAHAGSYLPGASGQLTSDQFGRIRRVLVWAKFQDGLAHPINGSLQMDTEPALAPPTDATGTPQPQTEQPATQH, from the coding sequence ATGCGCTTGTATCGCGCCGCAGGCGTTGCCCTGCTGATTTCTCTTGCACTCGTTGGTTGCGTACCACCGGCAGCGCAAAAGTCGCCCGCCGAAATCGCGGCCAGCCAGCAAGCCGATGCCTTGGTGCAGCAGGGCAAGTTCGATGAAGCCGCTCAGGCGTATCTCGCACTGGCTCAGACCGGCGGCAACCGCGATCACTATCAACTGCTTGCCGCCGAGGCCTACCGCCAGGAAGGCCAGCTTGATCGCGCCGCCTCGTTGCTTGATGGCATCCGCCGCCAGCGCCTCACCGGTGATGAGCCTTCCCGACTCGATCTGCTGCAGGCCGAGTGGGCGCTGAAGCAACACAACGCGCCGCGCGCCCTGCAACTCACCACCCAACCCAACATCAGCGTACCTCCCGCGCTCCAGCTACGACTGCTGGAGCTGCGCTCCCAGGCGATGCAGCAAACCGGCGATCTGTGGGGTGCCGCGCGCTCGCGCGTGGAGATGGATGCTCAATTGAGCGGCCTGGACCAAGCGCAGAATCGCAAGGAGATCGTCTCCCTGCTCAGCAAACTTGGCGTTGACCCGCTCAAGCAGCGCGCTGCAGCCATGCAGCCGAGCGATCGCATGCTGCCCTGGGTCAACGAAGCGCTGACGCAGCTCGGCGTGGCCGTGGCACGCCCGGCACCCACGCTCGAACAGGAAGTGGGCACCATGATCCCGGGCGAAGGTGCCAACGTGCGCGAGGGCTTCAAGATGCCCGCCCATATCGCCTTGCTGCTTCCGACCAGCGGCAATCTCGCGGTAGCGGGCACGGCGATCAGGGAAGGCTTTTTTGCGGCCTATGCCGATTCCGCGCGTAACCACACACCACGTCCGCCTGTACGCATCTACGACAGCGGTGGCACCACCAATGGTGCAGTGAAGGCTTACCAGCAGGCGGTGACCGATGGCGCGCAGCTGGTCATAGGACCGCTGACCCGCGGTGAGGTGTCCGCGCTGTTCAGCCTGCCAGAGCTGCCCGTGCCGCTGCTTGCGCTCAACCATCCGGACGACAAGAGCCTGCCATCCAATGGCGTCAGCGAGTTTGGCCTGCTACCCGAGACCGAAGGTGCGCAAGCTGCCGACCACATGTCGGAAGGTGGTATCACCAACGCCTTCGTCATCGTGAGCAGCGACGATTTCGCGCAGCGTGCAGCCAAATCGTTCAAGGCCGAGTTTGAAGCGCGCGGCGGAAAAGTGGCCGGCAGCGGCAATCTGGCTGGCAGCGGCGTCAACTTTGCCTCCACCATTTCCGGCCTCGGCATGCCCACGGACAACGGCGACGCCAGCACCAGTAGCAACACAGGCCTGTTCATCAGCATGCGCCCCCAGCAGGCACGTCTGCTGCTGCCGCAGATCAAACTCGCCCGCGTGAACCTGCCGGTGTTTGGCACCTCGCATATCTATGCCGGCACCGATGACGCCAGCGCCAATCGCGATCTCGAAGGCGTAGAGTTTTGCGATGCGCCGTGGATGTTCGACGCGCAGCCAGGCCTGCCCAACCACGCCGACATCGCCTCACAGCTGCCCGCCGCACGAGGCACCTCCGCACGCCTGTTCGCCTTTGGCATGGACGCATGGAACCTCGCGCCCTACCTCGACTGGCTCCGCGCACACGCGGGCAGCTACCTACCGGGCGCGAGCGGACAGCTGACGTCGGATCAGTTCGGTCGCATTCGACGTGTATTGGTATGGGCCAAGTTCCAGGATGGCCTTGCCCATCCGATCAACGGCAGCCTGCAGATGGACACCGAGCCCGCACTGGCACCGCCGACCGATGCAACCGGCACGCCCCAGCCGCAGACCGAACAGCCCGCCACGCAGCATTGA
- the mraZ gene encoding division/cell wall cluster transcriptional repressor MraZ produces the protein MFQGETAITVDDKGRLAIPTAYRELVADACANRLVITYNPFESGCLWLFPYAEWEKVRDQVNALPKVKAAHRDMQMKLVGAAAVVEPDSAVRILLPASQRATTGIEKKAVLLGMGNKFELWSELAHLAKIRQTIGEDEITNEMAELQL, from the coding sequence GTGTTCCAGGGCGAAACCGCCATCACCGTTGACGACAAAGGCCGGCTGGCCATACCGACCGCGTATCGCGAGTTGGTGGCCGATGCCTGCGCCAATCGTCTGGTGATCACCTACAACCCCTTCGAGTCGGGCTGCCTCTGGCTGTTCCCGTACGCGGAGTGGGAAAAGGTGCGCGACCAGGTCAACGCACTTCCCAAGGTCAAGGCGGCGCATCGCGACATGCAGATGAAGCTGGTGGGTGCCGCGGCCGTTGTCGAGCCCGACTCCGCCGTGCGCATCCTGCTGCCGGCGAGCCAACGAGCGACCACGGGCATCGAGAAGAAGGCGGTTCTGTTGGGCATGGGCAACAAGTTCGAGCTTTGGAGCGAACTGGCGCACTTGGCCAAGATCCGCCAGACCATCGGCGAAGACGAGATCACCAACGAGATGGCGGAGCTGCAGCTGTAA
- a CDS encoding TrbG/VirB9 family P-type conjugative transfer protein, translated as MNRLSQFALATALCLAAVTTPRNVHAQAVQQYDYQADRVYQVRTGLGITTQIELSPNEKILDYSTGFSSGWELNRRDNVFYIKPKNVDVDTNLMIRTATHSYIFELKVVATDWHTLDQARTKGVQYKITFTYPGDTSFSNEAIKASQTPELNTSLVKGRYYNFNYDYATRSKAAPWLVPVNVYDDGQFTYIKMSDMKQFPTGNFPSVYMRETAHGEDSVVNTTVEGNTIVVHGTYPFLVIRHGDNVVGLRRNTAK; from the coding sequence ATGAACCGACTGAGTCAATTCGCCCTGGCTACCGCGCTTTGCCTCGCGGCAGTCACTACGCCTCGCAACGTCCACGCGCAGGCAGTGCAGCAATACGACTATCAGGCTGATCGCGTGTATCAGGTCCGCACTGGCCTTGGCATTACCACGCAGATCGAGCTCAGCCCCAACGAAAAGATCCTCGACTATAGCACCGGCTTCAGCAGCGGATGGGAGCTGAATCGTCGTGACAACGTGTTCTACATCAAGCCGAAGAACGTCGATGTCGACACGAATCTGATGATACGTACGGCCACCCACTCGTACATCTTCGAGCTCAAAGTGGTCGCCACGGACTGGCACACGCTGGATCAGGCGCGTACGAAAGGCGTGCAATACAAGATCACGTTCACCTACCCCGGCGACACCTCGTTCTCGAACGAAGCGATCAAGGCCTCGCAAACGCCGGAGTTGAATACATCCCTGGTGAAAGGGCGCTACTACAACTTCAACTACGACTATGCGACACGCTCGAAGGCGGCGCCGTGGCTGGTGCCCGTCAATGTGTATGACGACGGCCAGTTCACCTACATCAAGATGAGCGACATGAAGCAGTTTCCTACTGGAAACTTCCCTTCCGTCTATATGCGTGAGACCGCGCACGGCGAAGATTCCGTCGTCAATACGACCGTGGAGGGCAACACCATCGTTGTCCACGGGACGTATCCCTTCTTGGTTATTCGTCACGGCGACAACGTCGTTGGTTTGCGCAGGAACACCGCCAAATGA
- the virB11 gene encoding P-type DNA transfer ATPase VirB11, with protein MADETLANIPNEFLEYQYSVLGIQEFMASSEVTEICVNRPGELYLEAGGQWQKVEMPSLTFDRARQFCTAVVNESNTGQRITDVDPVVSLTFPTGQRAQFVIPPAVEAGSISITIRLPSKQTKTLAQYQDDGFFDEILEDTHGISEQDRELLQLRSQRRYADFFRQAVLNKKNIVVSGATGSGKTTFMKSLVHHIPANERLVTIEDARELFIDQPNVVHLLYSKGGQSASNVTAKSCMEACLRMKPDRIILAELRGDESFYFIRNCASGHPGSITSCHAGSTEQTWDQLALMVKASNEGSGLEFSTIKRLLMMTIDIVVHIKAHAGRRYITGIDFNPGRQAEGNHG; from the coding sequence ATGGCCGACGAAACCCTCGCCAACATTCCGAACGAATTCCTGGAGTACCAGTACTCCGTGCTGGGCATCCAGGAATTCATGGCCTCGTCCGAGGTCACGGAGATTTGCGTCAATCGGCCGGGAGAGCTGTATCTGGAGGCTGGCGGCCAGTGGCAAAAGGTGGAGATGCCCTCGCTGACCTTCGATCGTGCCCGCCAGTTCTGCACAGCCGTGGTCAATGAGAGCAACACCGGCCAGCGCATCACCGATGTCGATCCGGTGGTGTCCCTGACTTTTCCCACAGGGCAACGCGCGCAGTTTGTCATTCCACCGGCGGTGGAGGCAGGCAGCATTTCCATCACCATTCGCTTGCCCTCCAAGCAGACCAAGACGCTGGCGCAGTACCAGGATGACGGCTTCTTCGACGAGATTCTTGAAGACACCCACGGCATCAGCGAGCAGGATCGCGAGCTACTGCAACTGCGCTCCCAACGTCGCTACGCGGATTTCTTCCGCCAGGCGGTGCTCAACAAGAAGAACATCGTCGTCTCCGGTGCCACCGGCAGCGGCAAGACGACCTTCATGAAGTCGCTGGTGCACCACATCCCGGCCAATGAACGCCTCGTCACCATCGAGGATGCCCGTGAGCTGTTCATTGATCAGCCCAACGTCGTACACCTGCTCTATTCCAAGGGCGGCCAGAGCGCCAGCAATGTCACGGCCAAGAGCTGCATGGAAGCCTGCCTTCGCATGAAGCCCGACCGCATCATCCTCGCGGAGCTGCGTGGCGATGAGTCGTTCTACTTCATCCGCAACTGCGCTTCAGGCCACCCGGGTTCCATCACCAGTTGCCATGCCGGCAGCACCGAGCAGACCTGGGACCAGCTGGCGCTGATGGTGAAAGCCTCCAATGAAGGTTCGGGGCTCGAGTTCTCCACGATCAAACGCTTGCTGATGATGACCATCGACATCGTCGTGCATATCAAGGCACATGCCGGCCGTCGCTACATCACCGGTATCGACTTCAACCCTGGCCGCCAGGCCGAAGGCAACCACGGATAA
- the ftsL gene encoding cell division protein FtsL, which translates to MKVLGGLFMFILIAAVLSSAIAVVWTRHESRVLFVELTRLQNQRDDLNIEYGKLELEQATWAEPRRVDDEARQVLGMVNPKPQDIQLVRR; encoded by the coding sequence ATGAAGGTACTCGGCGGCCTCTTCATGTTCATCCTGATCGCGGCGGTGCTTTCCAGCGCCATTGCCGTGGTGTGGACGCGCCATGAGAGCCGCGTGTTGTTCGTCGAGCTGACTCGTCTGCAGAATCAGCGCGACGACCTCAACATTGAATACGGCAAGCTCGAGCTGGAGCAGGCTACCTGGGCCGAACCGCGTCGCGTAGACGACGAAGCGCGCCAGGTGCTCGGCATGGTCAATCCCAAGCCGCAAGACATCCAGTTGGTGCGCCGATGA
- the rsmH gene encoding 16S rRNA (cytosine(1402)-N(4))-methyltransferase RsmH: protein MAEQLKHIPVMLGEAVEGLAVQAGGRYLDGTFGRGGHARAVLSRLGPDGRLLLMDRDPTAIATAQAEFASDPRVSIRHANFSSMAEWDETAGGLDGILLDLGVSSPQLDEAARGFSFMADAPLDMRMDTTQGESAADFLAHASEKEIADVLWNYGDERFSRKIARAIVEDRTESPITRTGQLAALIERLIGRREPGKHPATRSFQALRIRVNGELEALEHGLNAALELLKVGGRLSIISFHSLEDRAVKLFIRDHSGRVQGSRRGPPVVAAPARLAAVGKAQFPSEEELSVNPRARSAVLRVAEKLA from the coding sequence ATGGCCGAGCAGTTGAAGCACATCCCGGTGATGCTGGGTGAAGCAGTGGAGGGTCTCGCCGTGCAGGCTGGCGGGCGTTATCTCGATGGCACCTTCGGACGCGGCGGCCACGCTCGCGCCGTGTTGTCGCGCCTGGGCCCCGATGGTCGGCTGTTGCTGATGGATCGGGATCCCACCGCCATTGCCACGGCGCAGGCCGAGTTCGCCAGCGATCCGCGCGTGTCCATCCGCCATGCCAATTTTTCCAGCATGGCTGAGTGGGATGAGACCGCCGGCGGTCTTGACGGCATCCTGCTCGACCTCGGTGTGTCCTCACCCCAGCTCGATGAAGCCGCCCGCGGCTTCAGTTTCATGGCCGACGCACCGCTGGACATGCGCATGGACACGACGCAAGGCGAAAGCGCTGCGGACTTCCTCGCCCATGCGTCGGAAAAAGAGATCGCCGATGTGCTGTGGAACTATGGCGATGAGCGCTTCAGTCGCAAGATCGCTCGCGCCATCGTCGAAGACCGCACAGAAAGCCCCATCACGCGTACCGGTCAACTTGCGGCGCTGATCGAGCGCCTGATCGGTCGCCGTGAACCCGGCAAGCATCCAGCCACCCGCAGCTTCCAGGCCTTGCGCATCCGTGTGAACGGCGAGCTGGAAGCGCTTGAGCATGGCCTCAACGCGGCGCTGGAGCTGCTGAAGGTGGGTGGTCGCCTGTCCATCATCAGCTTCCATTCGCTGGAAGATCGCGCTGTGAAGCTGTTCATCCGCGATCACTCCGGTCGCGTGCAGGGCAGTCGCCGCGGTCCGCCGGTGGTCGCCGCACCTGCCCGCCTTGCCGCTGTTGGCAAGGCGCAGTTCCCGTCGGAAGAAGAGCTGTCCGTCAATCCGCGCGCCCGTTCGGCGGTGCTGCGCGTGGCGGAGAAGCTCGCATGA
- a CDS encoding virB8 family protein: protein MLKKKTSTKIDEAVAKSVNFEITVADLARRSERRAWWVAFSAIGMSLILAGGYFYMLPLKEKVPFVVMADAYTGTSTVARLTDDFNNKRITTSEAINRSNIAHFVLARESYDSAMINLRDWATVQTMSASSVASAYTELYSPRNEASPSKIYGRNRAVRVKILSIVLLGGGPDTPPKGATVRFQRSVYDKQTGATVPLDSKIATISFTYKTNLRMDEQYRIENPLGFQVTEYRVDSDYATAPPDEVPATGDESAAHQPGTGAPASSSSAGEALQPGVIPPPPTIPESNQEPSAPRQTPATSARTNPNGGRG, encoded by the coding sequence ATGTTAAAGAAAAAGACTTCCACCAAGATCGATGAGGCCGTAGCCAAGTCGGTCAACTTCGAGATCACCGTGGCGGATCTCGCCAGGCGCAGCGAACGTCGCGCGTGGTGGGTCGCGTTCTCGGCCATCGGCATGTCGCTGATCCTGGCCGGCGGCTATTTCTACATGCTGCCGCTGAAAGAGAAGGTGCCGTTCGTGGTGATGGCTGATGCCTACACCGGCACGAGCACCGTCGCGCGCCTCACCGACGACTTCAACAACAAGCGCATCACGACGAGCGAGGCGATCAATCGCAGCAACATCGCGCACTTCGTTCTCGCGCGCGAATCGTATGACTCGGCGATGATCAACCTGCGCGACTGGGCAACCGTACAAACCATGTCGGCGTCCAGCGTGGCGTCCGCGTATACCGAGCTGTATTCGCCACGCAACGAAGCCAGCCCATCCAAGATCTACGGAAGGAATCGCGCCGTTCGCGTGAAGATTCTCAGCATCGTGCTACTGGGCGGCGGCCCCGACACGCCCCCGAAGGGCGCCACGGTACGTTTCCAACGCAGCGTGTACGACAAGCAGACGGGTGCCACCGTACCACTCGACAGCAAGATCGCGACGATCTCCTTCACCTACAAGACCAACTTGCGGATGGACGAGCAGTACCGCATCGAAAACCCTCTCGGGTTCCAGGTGACTGAGTATCGCGTCGACAGCGATTATGCGACCGCGCCACCAGACGAAGTGCCTGCCACTGGCGATGAAAGTGCTGCCCACCAGCCCGGCACCGGTGCACCCGCCAGTAGTTCCAGTGCGGGTGAAGCACTGCAGCCCGGCGTGATCCCTCCGCCACCGACGATTCCTGAAAGTAACCAGGAACCGTCCGCGCCACGCCAAACACCCGCCACCAGCGCTCGGACCAACCCTAACGGAGGGCGTGGGTGA
- the rsmI gene encoding 16S rRNA (cytidine(1402)-2'-O)-methyltransferase produces MSQIQPGLLWVVATPIGHRDDFSARAVETLRSVAVIAAEDTRHSRPLLMHYNIGTPLVALHEHNEREIVDAIVRRLLGGESVALISDAGTPLISDPGFRMVRAARAAGIRCAPVPGACAAIAALSVAGLPSDRFVFEGFLPPKTAARRTRLQELAGDARTLIFYESSHRVAESLADMRDVFGETREGVLARELTKLFETVIDVPLGELAARVASDPNQQRGECVILVAGRGEETDAREAEGRRVFAILREELPPAKAAKLAAAITGAPRKLLYEG; encoded by the coding sequence ATGTCACAGATTCAGCCCGGCCTGCTATGGGTGGTCGCCACGCCGATCGGTCATCGGGATGACTTTTCCGCGCGTGCTGTGGAGACCTTGCGTTCAGTTGCGGTGATTGCCGCCGAGGACACCCGGCACAGTCGACCCTTGCTCATGCACTACAACATCGGCACGCCGCTCGTGGCGCTCCACGAGCACAACGAGCGCGAAATCGTCGATGCCATCGTTCGTCGTTTGCTGGGTGGTGAATCGGTGGCGCTGATTTCCGATGCGGGTACTCCACTTATTAGTGACCCCGGGTTTCGTATGGTGCGCGCGGCTCGCGCGGCGGGCATCCGTTGCGCGCCGGTGCCCGGTGCTTGCGCGGCCATAGCGGCGCTTTCCGTGGCTGGATTGCCCAGTGACCGCTTCGTGTTTGAGGGTTTTCTGCCGCCCAAGACGGCCGCGCGCCGTACGCGCCTGCAGGAACTTGCGGGCGATGCGCGTACGCTGATCTTTTACGAGTCTTCGCATCGCGTGGCCGAAAGCCTGGCCGATATGCGCGATGTGTTTGGTGAAACGCGCGAAGGCGTGCTGGCGCGTGAGCTGACGAAATTGTTCGAGACTGTCATCGATGTGCCGCTCGGTGAGCTAGCGGCTCGCGTGGCCAGTGACCCGAATCAGCAGCGCGGCGAGTGCGTGATTCTCGTCGCGGGGCGTGGCGAAGAAACGGATGCGCGCGAAGCGGAGGGGCGGCGTGTGTTCGCCATCCTGCGCGAAGAACTGCCGCCGGCGAAGGCGGCCAAGCTGGCGGCGGCGATCACGGGCGCGCCGCGCAAGCTGCTCTATGAGGGTTGA
- a CDS encoding YraN family protein, producing the protein MRAAGAAFEQRACAELQRAGFVVLDRNYTTRYGELDLVMLDGGTVVFVEVRHRLHATHGGAAISVTASKQARLIAAAELWLAAHPKRAQHPCRFDVISYDGPVTNARMNHWRNAFESC; encoded by the coding sequence ATGCGCGCGGCTGGCGCCGCCTTTGAACAACGCGCCTGCGCGGAACTCCAACGCGCGGGCTTCGTTGTGCTCGATCGCAACTACACCACGCGTTACGGCGAACTTGATCTGGTGATGCTCGACGGCGGCACCGTTGTCTTCGTAGAAGTTCGCCACCGACTCCACGCCACTCATGGCGGCGCCGCCATTTCTGTCACCGCGAGCAAACAAGCTCGCCTCATCGCCGCCGCAGAACTATGGCTCGCCGCCCATCCGAAACGCGCGCAACACCCCTGCCGTTTCGACGTAATTAGTTACGACGGCCCTGTCACCAACGCGCGCATGAACCATTGGCGCAACGCGTTTGAAAGCTGCTGA
- a CDS encoding toxin co-regulated pilus biosynthesis Q family protein, which produces MKKELSKRALSCCVLLAAASLAACGTPPAKDFRGSWKPVNHFQDTPSEIPLNQAYTYYAAPMDETLRTMLRRWTKDAGLQFSYQLQSDYTLYKAVTQIHTTDVYSAASELSSIYAAQGVSVTTDGHEIRVSAASAASGGAAAPTSETQQGTAPPQNTTPAQAK; this is translated from the coding sequence GTGAAAAAGGAACTCTCCAAGCGTGCCCTCTCGTGCTGTGTGCTGCTGGCCGCGGCGAGCCTCGCTGCTTGCGGCACACCACCGGCCAAGGACTTCCGCGGCTCGTGGAAACCAGTGAACCATTTCCAGGACACCCCTTCGGAAATCCCGCTCAACCAGGCCTATACCTATTACGCCGCGCCGATGGACGAAACGCTTCGCACCATGCTCAGGCGCTGGACCAAGGACGCCGGCCTGCAGTTCTCCTATCAGCTGCAGTCGGACTACACCTTGTACAAGGCGGTCACGCAGATCCACACCACGGACGTCTATTCGGCTGCGTCTGAGCTTTCGTCCATCTATGCGGCTCAGGGCGTGTCGGTCACTACGGACGGCCATGAGATACGCGTAAGCGCTGCAAGCGCTGCGAGCGGTGGCGCCGCAGCACCCACGAGCGAGACCCAACAAGGCACTGCCCCTCCTCAGAACACCACGCCTGCACAGGCCAAATAA
- a CDS encoding TrbI/VirB10 family protein, protein MNHYEEEQQGNGGSGQGVPPREPSGNANPYAAHHQQQSSPDLDAGAPQLKSNELRSMNRSAMGMLAALAGLLVFAGAWMFFAGNSQKNAKPQAQKEETVRVPEAPKAPPLPLAPAQPQQVVQQPIALAPPLPQNSRPAGPVGPHEPTLLERRIAAAERASGVSSVDGSGQALPQGGNGGPFPPGMPGIPGMPGGDDGTNRFRMPGNSAYGAKALPDVSNAQPLTHPDSLMLRGTYIRCVLETHIITDIPGFTSCIVTEPVYSFNGKHLLLPKGSKVLGSYSQEPNGPRVAVIWDRIVTPTGIDVNMASPGVDNLGGAGHPGYYNAHWASRISSALLISMLSDAFKYEAAEHGPKTNSVAANGVVVQEPFESNTAQTVQDLANQAVRRSANRPATVTINQGTVVTIYVAKDVDFTGVLARY, encoded by the coding sequence ATGAACCACTACGAAGAAGAACAGCAGGGCAACGGCGGCTCTGGCCAGGGCGTGCCACCACGTGAGCCGAGTGGTAACGCGAATCCCTATGCTGCCCATCACCAGCAGCAATCCTCGCCTGACCTTGATGCAGGCGCGCCGCAGCTGAAATCCAATGAGCTGCGCAGCATGAACCGCAGCGCGATGGGCATGCTCGCCGCACTGGCGGGGCTGCTCGTATTCGCCGGGGCATGGATGTTCTTCGCAGGCAATTCCCAGAAGAACGCTAAGCCCCAAGCGCAGAAAGAGGAGACGGTCCGCGTACCGGAGGCCCCTAAGGCTCCGCCCCTGCCGCTCGCACCCGCTCAGCCACAACAAGTTGTACAGCAGCCGATTGCCTTAGCGCCCCCGCTGCCGCAAAACAGCAGGCCCGCAGGCCCCGTCGGTCCGCATGAGCCGACGCTGCTCGAACGTCGCATTGCCGCTGCAGAGCGTGCCTCGGGCGTCAGTTCAGTGGACGGCAGTGGACAGGCCTTGCCCCAAGGCGGCAATGGTGGGCCCTTCCCGCCTGGGATGCCAGGCATCCCAGGTATGCCTGGCGGCGATGACGGCACCAATCGTTTCCGCATGCCCGGCAACTCGGCGTATGGCGCCAAAGCACTCCCCGATGTATCAAACGCGCAACCCTTGACGCACCCGGACAGCCTCATGCTGCGGGGCACCTACATCCGTTGCGTGCTGGAAACCCACATCATCACCGATATCCCGGGTTTCACTTCCTGCATCGTCACTGAGCCCGTGTACTCGTTCAACGGCAAGCATCTCTTGCTCCCCAAGGGCTCGAAAGTGCTGGGAAGCTATAGCCAAGAGCCCAACGGCCCCCGCGTTGCAGTCATCTGGGATCGCATCGTCACTCCGACCGGCATCGACGTAAACATGGCCAGCCCTGGCGTGGACAACCTGGGCGGCGCAGGCCATCCGGGCTACTACAACGCGCACTGGGCCAGTCGAATCAGTTCCGCACTGCTGATCAGCATGCTCAGCGACGCGTTCAAGTATGAGGCGGCCGAACATGGCCCCAAGACCAATTCCGTTGCCGCCAACGGCGTCGTGGTCCAGGAGCCGTTCGAAAGCAACACCGCGCAGACCGTCCAGGATCTTGCAAACCAGGCCGTTCGCCGGTCCGCCAATCGCCCCGCGACCGTCACCATCAACCAAGGCACCGTTGTGACCATCTACGTCGCCAAAGACGTGGATTTCACCGGCGTGCTCGCCCGCTACTAA